The sequence TCCAATTAATTCGATTTATACATAACTGATCTCTATGTATACGAGCTCAACGTGAAATTTTCAGAATAGTGAGATTCACATGGCTAGTGATGAGAGTTTTGTAGCTCTTGTGCATTATAGAGGGTCCATTAAGAAAAAAATGCGATCAGGTATTAAGTTCACTGATAAGGACCCATTGTGTGTTTTTCTCAAACCTTCCATGAGTTTTGCTGAGTTTAAGGATACTATACTCCAGAAACTAAGTTTGCTTGGCATCAAACGGGTGGAGAAATTGTTCTACAGAATCCCGATATCCGCGTTACGCGATGATGTGAAGTATGATTCATTTATTATTGGCAGTGACGAAGACTTGCAAGTTCTGCACCATTGTCACCGTCAGTTCCCCGAGGTGAGGACTCTAGAACTGTTGGCTAAGCTTGTTGATGCGGTATCTAGTTCTGGAGGTTCGAATTGGAATCCTGAATCCGTAGGACATCCAGCCTGCTCTAGTTTCATGCCTGTTCGTTCCTTTTCGGCTGCACCATTTATTGCACTTGAGGCGGGTTTAGTTGCTTCTCCTTCCTTTGCATTCAATGTCAACCATGATGGTGACCCCGGATTTGGTGAGACTGGCCCGTTGGGGGAGGAAGCATTTGTGACGCCCAGACCTCCTGCAATGGTCCCGCTCGTTGGAGAGGTTGGAGTACCCGATGGGGTTGAGGATGCACTgcttgatgatgatgaagatgatgtggagccTGCCACAATAGCAGATGATAGTGATGACGACATACCATGGCCGACCCCAATTGTCGGTGGGGGAGCATCTAGTTCGGGTACCAATCAGTACCCCCCACACTTCTCAGCTTTAGACTTGGATGCCATGGCACCTGAGGCGGATCCGGGAGTACCTGTTGGGTTCGGTGCTAGGGAGACACAGAATACAGGAGTTGTATCTGAATTTCAAGTGGGTCAGCAGTTTCAGGATAAAGAAGAAGTCTTGTTAAGCGTGAAGACATATAGCATTCGTCGTAGGGTTGAGTACAAGGTATTGGAGTCCGATAATCGCAAGTACTATGGGAAGTGCAAGGAGTTTGGAAGCGGGTGTGCATGGCTCATTCGGGTTAGCCTCCGCCAGTGCAGAGGTATTTGGAAGGTAAAACGATATAATGGTCCTCACACATGTCTAGCCACATCGATATCTGGTGATCATAGGAAGCTTGATTATCATGTTATATCGACCTTCATACTGCCCATGATTAGAGCTGATGCTACCGTCTCGATCAAGGTACTTCAGAATGCCACAGAGGCACATTTCGGGTTCAGAAACCATGTACACTTCACCATGATTTTGTCGATGCAGTTCGCAGGAGGCAAAACACCCAGTAACTCCTCAAACCATACCCACGCTGGCCGGCCACCCTCAACATATCGCGCAAAATCCGTAAGGCATCTACTGACATACTGACTGTCGATCGGGAGCCCTAACTGGTATGCCACATCTTGGAGCGTGATCGTGCACTCCCTGAACGGCATGTGAAAAGTATGTGTCTCAGGCTGTCATCTCTCCATGAATGCACTAACCAATGGCTCGTCTAATCAAAACCATGTCTCATTCagtctcgcaagatggtataatcctgccatctgcaagtacggaactATCCTAACATCTAACGGCATACCGTGTTGCCGTCTCATGCTACTGATGTAGGGATGGGCTGCACAACGATAGAAAATTCCTTATCACAACATGTACAATACAATCTTCAACAAACGAAAAACATGAAAACGATAAACACAGCATGATCTTTCTTGGAAAACTTGTTTACCATAACAGAAAATTATTAAAGaacttattaaaaaaataaaaaatctaaacttTCATCACATCTCTATTCATAACTATCTAAGTCAAAGAAATCAAGAAACTTTTTTCTGTCGCTACTCATTAACCATGTCTCGTCGCACATAAGAATAAGAACTTCAAAAATCTAACATATCTTAAATTCCAAAACAACCTTCTTAGTTACCTACTCCACTTATCAAAATCTAACCGCTTAATAACTTACTAGTCTATACCATGcagtttaattaaaaaataaatttcttcctAATTTCTAATTATAGACTCTAATGAACCACCGCACCATATATTTTAACATTAATAAAATAACTATTGTTTGCTTAAAAAAGGAAACTTTTTTCACTAACATCGAGGTGGATGGCGCCAACAATATGTGCGACTCCATCTAGTCGATATAACGATGTCTCCAGCTTTGATCTTTCCGTGGCGGCTATCCGTAAATCTCGCCTTTGGGGCGGTGGGGTTGGGTGTGGTGTTCGTTTTGGTTGTAGTTCGAATGAATGAAATTCGATTTGCTTATATAGGCTAAATGTGCATAAATCGAATCCATTGGATTAGAACTAGTTGAGATGCAGAATGCTTGTAAATCGAATCTATGGATTTCAATTTACAAAAACCACTAAATCGAAACCATTAGCTTCGATTTATGATGGGCTTGCTTCACGTGTTATAAATCGAACTCAATTGGTTCGATTTACATGCATTCATAAATCGAATTCAATCATTTCGATTTATGTTCATTCCTAGTTTGAAACTTATTGTTTCGATTTATGGCCTTTCTAAAGTTGCATGCATTTCAAATCTATTTATTCGATTTAGTACTATTTTCTTATATAGAAATGTGTCTTGGGACATTCACgaagaaaattttgttttggggGATCTGGGAAATTTTGGGGTGCATTTGGTTTATTTCAGTAAATTACcctgaaaataatgagaattttatgaactaaaagaaaatttatttaattatttctaattttaaattagagtatttaattaaaaataatttgtaagttgaaaaataaataatattcttaaagTTAATTATATtggattaaatttgattttaaattaatgcTCCACCCAAACCGTAATTCCCAAATTAAACCCTAACCTTAATTTACAAACAAAACACAAACCCTAATACCCCTACCCTCAACATCCGCCACCCACACACATACCCCCAACCCCTTACTCCCTCACAAACGGACACACACACGCAGAAGAAGGAAacgaaagaaagagagaaagagaagcagagagggagagaagagagGGCTGCAATGTGAACAAAGGAAGGGGGAACTAGCTGCGCCACCACGCCCTGCCGCCAAGCCTGCTTCGCCGTCGCCATCATTCATTCGCGTCTGTGGAGTCGGCAGATGCTGTTGGACCCATCGCTGCTGCCACCATCGTCGCACGAACCAGAGGAGGAGGAGAGCTGTCGTGTCACATGCAGAGGAGAGAAACGGCATAGCGGGGTGGTTCTGCCGCCGTTGGAGCTCCGCTGCTACTACTGCCATGGCTGTCGTGCCTTTGTCGCTGGAGAACGACGCTGTGGTCACTGGAAGCACCGTTGGAGGTGCTCTTGTCCCTGTTCTTTCCTCCTAGTGGTACAGGTTGAGTTACTGTGATTGCATGCGGTGTCTGATGGCTGCTGCTGTCACGGGAACGGTCAAAAGTGTTGCTGCTTCTATGAACCTAAAGAAAAAGGGTGGTTCGCTGTGTTTAATAATCTCTGAGTTTGACAATTTGAGGTAGGGGAGCAttttttaaacttattttacttTCAAGAGTTGTTACATGTTGATATTAAAgcgaaaagtatatttttgtgatctcgtaagtcttatggattgaattgagttattttgAATGAATGAAATtgtttgattgattgattgatcgATTGAGAAAGTTGAATATTCTGAATAGTTGGCTGATGTTGAATTGGTCTTTCTTGAATTATTGgaacatatttaatattaaaatttggtTTGATATCAGACCTGATTTGATATCGGAATCTGGTTTAAAAtagatttgaaaaggatttgatatttggaaacggtttgattattgaaaatgatttgctATTTGAAAATGATTTAGAAGGGTTTTGAGAAATAATTTGGTACCCTTGAAAGGTGGcaaaagtccgagttttagaggagatgctgtctaaatttttataaaaattaaagattattGTTTTGGTTAAAATTGATTAAAgaactattttatttaattttgattttactaAAGGAAGGAGTATGTTTTGAGGCGTTTTAGCGAATTTCTAAGAAATTATTGAAGTCTGTAAAATGAGTTTTGAATCTTTTGAaaggaatttaaattttaaatggttTTAAAGGAACAAGGATCGGAGGAAAAGGTGTTGGATAGAGTGTTGTAAAGAAAGTGGGAGTGTTTTGAAACTAAGAATGAAATAGATAAAAAGACAATAAATGTGATAagttggcaaggacggtggttgaTTCCATTTGTCTATGATTTCTCGCTGGTTGCATGTGACAGGGTACGTATTCCCTCTAACGGTGATAGGGCACATAATTCCTTTAATGGTGACAGAGCACataatccctctaatggtgacaggacaCATAATCCTTCTAATGATGACAAGCGCATAATCCTTTTAATAGTGACAGGGCACataatccctctaatggtgacagggcactctTCCTCTAATGGCCAGCCGATGTGCTGAGATATGTTAGTGTGCAACTTAAAGACAATGTCCGGGTTAGTTACCGGATGTGTCGGGCTTTGGCAATttaccgacacgtgagctcacgaccAGTAGGACAGACATGTATCATGTTgcatttatttgttttgtttgggtgtgcttaagtattttggtttgcctatctgaTAAATTCTGCTTAACTGGTAACTGTGATACTTATTGTAACTGTTTTTTAAATGTGTTTGCCTTGTATTTGTTTGTGCTTGTGATTGATTTCTATTTTGAGTATTTGGTAGTGATTTGATGGTAACGATGATGGGTTTTGTTGGGCCGGAGGCCAAGATTTGATTATATATTGGGTTGGAGGCTGTGATTAGTTATGTTTGGGACGGAGGCCATAATGGGTAAGTTTAAAGATTGATTGACCCTTTGGTATGTATTGAAATATTATGCAAATTGTTGAGATTGGAACTTTctataagaaaagatatgaagttGGCTTTTTTGTACTATTAATTGTTGTGGTTTAAAAAGGATTCATATGACGAACGAAGATATCTGTTTTCAAaatccattcttctttttatACGTATCCTCTTATGATAATtcttaaaccctctactgagaacctgcGAGAACAATGTTCTTACCCCTACAGACTTCTCTTTTCAGGACGAACGATGAAGTTTGCAGAATTTTTGCTAAGTTCTTAGATATGCTATTTCTGTTTGTATACATATGTTATAGTTTTTCCCTCACTTTTATTACTATAttcttgtaagagggataggaatggTGATTGTatgatatatatgtatataataattgtaagttacttgtataagaagttttgtatatatgtaCATGTATGTTGgtaaaaatttaaaagtatttctgtttttttAAGAAAACAACGATACGGTTTCGAGTTAAAgactcatattttattattaaatatatgaaaGTTGTAATATTTTTGCTATCAAAAGAGTAGCGCAGTTGAAAACGTGACATTCTAATAGTGAGTGTtacaaaattttgttcttgtcAAGGTGATTTTCTAGTTTTTGCCCACAAATTATGAGTTACAAGATATCTCCATGTTAAAAAATTATCATCAGAAAGCTTTCAACTAATGGAAAAGAGAGATTTGTTGGCAGCAACATTGTTGGTGGTGAATGAAGATTGAAAAACTATTACTAAGTTATTAACAGAAATTACAAAATTTGTGTTATCAACAATGAATTATTACAGCTCGTGATACCATGTAAGAATAGTGAGGAGATTAGAAAAAGgaagattgaaagaaaaattgaataaTGTGTATTACTGCATTAGTTTTAATCTTCACTGATACAAGTATTTATACATGCTTAAGACTAATATTCTATTATGCTAACTATTATTAGTCTTGATAAAAAAAAGGGACCAAAACGGTTACAACAGTACTAACAACTTTTTAATAATAGCACGAAgttataactaatttttaatatcTCTCATAATAttaagggttaagtatgattttggtctctAAGATATAAGTCGAAATCTTTTTTTCGTTCTCAActtttttttgcatataaaatcgtccctaaaatttaacgtagttttaaaatcgttcttCGAACCAAAATacccttctcttcttccttttttttttcttcatcacaacatctcttcttcttttcctccttcttcttcatctcattatttttttaaaataaagatagaaaaaaatATGAGAAATTGAGAAAAGAGGGAGAATACAGGGAAGTGAGAGAGAGTGTGAGCACGAGCTTGTTGGAACCGCTGCGCTGCCACCGCTGCCTCTATGTTACGAGATCGCCGCTagaaaagggaagaagaggaTATCTGCCGTTCGCGGAAGAAAAGCACGTCCATGAGCGGTCGTGGTGGAGATGGCGTTGTGGAGAAGACAGAGTTGTTGTTGCTACTGCTCCTCGCGTGCTTGCCATTGTTCCACGCTCGTCATCGCTGTTTctgcttttgtttcttctatgtcgtctgtttttgtttttgattccattgttgttgttgctaatgctgtgatgaagaagaaaaagaaatgttGTTATTCTTAAATTTGAATACCATGTTGTTGTTGAATATTGTGTGTTGTTGTTGGTGTTCCATTAATGatttttttgtggtttttttttCTCCATTAATAgtttctctatttttttaaattttataatttttttagggATAATTTAGTctaaaattttaagatttaggtcaaaaagataattttaaaacTATATTAAACCTTAATTAAAAACGATTttgtatacaaaaaaaattaaaaacaaaaatttttttgacCTATACAATAAAAATCTAAATCGTACTTAACTCTAATATTAACTTAAAAAAATTGGCTTAATAGTTGAACTCTATAAAAGATTAGTAAAATTCTATAAGCTTTTCATTCAGAACTCATTATCATCGATAATTACGTGAGATTTTAGATCGATAGAATCAGGCTATCCAAAATCAATTGCAACTATATATGCAAACAAGCCTCGCCAGAATCTTCTTGTTACAACTCTTTAATGCATAGAAAGAGAGTTTTTAAGGGAATCTGGTGGAGTCGGTGGACATAAAGGTGGAAAGAAAACTCAATTACAATGGAAAACGATGATAATACTAAGGGATATTATGGTCGTCTTATAAATTTCTTTCGGACttattcttaaataaattttattaggtcttttagaataattttaatttaattattctttTTCACTAATGAATATGTGCTAATGGTGTTTTatgataattttttcttttttaattactGCTGGAATAATTGAATAATATTAGATATATAAATGNNNNNNNNNNNNNNNNNNNNNNNNNNNNNNNNNNNNNNNNNNNNNNNNNNNNNNNNNNNNNNNNNNNNNNNNNNNNNNNNNNNNNNNNNNNNNNNNNNTATATCCAcacctaataaattgaacatctgatctatttattatttacattgtttagtatttttattgtctaGTTATACTTTTTCAACGATAGTGTATAAATTGATTTGGTCTCTTAAAAATTTAATGCCTTAATTTGGTCTTTGAAAAATACTAATGTGAAAAAAATGAGTCCAATCATTAACTTCCGCCTAACTGATAAAATTATCATTCTTAACATGTCACGTGCTACTTAAtagtaatatttaataaaatttttttaataaagacCAAATTGATTCACATTAatgtcttttaaaaattaaattaactcATGCATACTTTTTTGAGACTAATTTAAACATTAATTCGTCAATTAGTAAAGTACAAAATTTCCAAAGCATGTTTCCGATAccattataatttttatatataattctaACCAAATGTACTATATAAACAATATAATTATGAATTTAATTAACTTGTATTATAAGAATATGCTTTAAGAGTATAATAATAAAAGTTTtgatgtttttaatatatttaataatgtattaaaaatataaataaatcaataaattttaataaaacacaTGTTACCAAGAACCTATAATTATACATGTTTTAACAAAGCAGGCTTTAAGCTCCATACCTAATGACATTTTTCAACGAAGTGTAGTGGGCGGGTCAATGAATAAATCAGTGGGGAAGAAAA is a genomic window of Arachis ipaensis cultivar K30076 chromosome B06, Araip1.1, whole genome shotgun sequence containing:
- the LOC107646736 gene encoding uncharacterized protein LOC107646736, whose protein sequence is MASDESFVALVHYRGSIKKKMRSGIKFTDKDPLCVFLKPSMSFAEFKDTILQKLSLLGIKRVEKLFYRIPISALRDDVKYDSFIIGSDEDLQVLHHCHRQFPEVRTLELLAKLVDAVSSSGGSNWNPESVGHPACSSFMPVRSFSAAPFIALEAGLVASPSFAFNVNHDGDPGFGETGPLGEEAFVTPRPPAMVPLVGEVGVPDGVEDALLDDDEDDVEPATIADDSDDDIPWPTPIVGGGASSSGTNQYPPHFSALDLDAMAPEADPGVPVGFGARETQNTGVVSEFQVGQQFQDKEEVLLSVKTYSIRRRVEYKVLESDNRKYYGKCKEFGSGCAWLIRVSLRQCRGIWKVKRYNGPHTCLATSISGDHRKLDYHVISTFILPMIRADATVSIKVLQNATEAHFGFRNHVHFTMILSMQFAGGKTPSNSSNHTHAGRPPSTYRAKSVRHLLTY